A DNA window from Drosophila sechellia strain sech25 chromosome X, ASM438219v1, whole genome shotgun sequence contains the following coding sequences:
- the LOC6620320 gene encoding ubiquitin carboxyl-terminal hydrolase isozyme L5, producing the protein MDTDNPGQATVEAVTAKGATAANNWCLIESDPGVFTEMISGFGCTGAQVEEIWSMNADAFRHLEPIHGLIFLFKWLDNMPAGRVVTDRSDIFFARQVVTNACATQALICLLLNLQHEDIDLGPILSELKIFCQDLCPESRGQCLAKEEKIRKVHNSFARPELFVVEDSADSEDVDCYHFVGFMPIKGKLYELDGMKEGPIELGEIGQQQNWLDVVRPIIEERMKRYSVGEIHFNLMALVSDRQRCYERQIQMLVELSSPLSYADCQAEIATLIYFVKLEKEKKRRYRKENNRRRHNYLPFIVELLKQLGETGQLMAICDKAKDRSCPSKSNKDAMDQQPQ; encoded by the coding sequence ATGGACACAGACAATCCTGGACAAGCAACCGTCGAGGCGGTCACCGCCAAAGGGGCAACCGCCGCAAACAACTGGTGCCTGATTGAAAGCGATCCGGGGGTCTTCACCGAGATGATTAGTGGTTTTGGCTGCACGGGTGCCCAGGTGGAGGAGATCTGGTCCATGAATGCAGACGCCTTTCGTCACCTGGAGCCCATCCATGGTCTGATCTTTCTGTTCAAATGGTTGGACAACATGCCCGCTGGTCGCGTGGTCACGGATAGGAGTGACATCTTCTTTGCTCGCCAGGTGGTAACGAATGCCTGTGCCACACAGGCTCTCATCTGCCTGCTGCTCAATCTCCAGCATGAAGACATCGATTTGGGTCCAATTTTGAGCGAATTGAAGATCTTCTGCCAGGATCTGTGTCCGGAATCCCGTGGACAATGCTTGGCCAAAGAGGAAAAGATCCGTAAGGTACACAATTCCTTTGCTCGACCCGAACTCTTTGTGGTTGAAGACAGTGCGGATTCGGAAGACGTAGATTGTTACCACTTTGTGGGCTTTATGCCAATAAAAGGCAAACTTTACGAATTGGACGGAATGAAAGAGGGTCCCATCGAGCTCGGCGAGATCGGCCAGCAACAGAACTGGCTGGATGTGGTCAGACCGATTATTGAGGAACGCATGAAGCGCTACAGCGTTGGAGAGATCCACTTCAATCTGATGGCCCTGGTCTCGGATCGTCAGCGATGCTACGAGCGGCAGATCCAAATGCTGGTCGAACTATCATCGCCGCTGAGCTACGCGGATTGTCAGGCGGAGATCGCCACCCTTATATACTTTGTGAAACTCGAGAAGGAGAAGAAGCGCCGCTACCGCAAGGAGAACAATCGTCGTCGCCACAATTATCTGCCATTCATCGTTGAGCTACTGAAGCAGCTGGGCGAGACTGGCCAATTGATGGCCATTTGCGACAAGGCCAAGGATCGGTCTTGTCCATCTAAGTCGAACAAAGACGCTATGGACCAACAACCTCAATAA